A genome region from Panicum virgatum strain AP13 chromosome 4K, P.virgatum_v5, whole genome shotgun sequence includes the following:
- the LOC120702954 gene encoding omega-amidase, chloroplastic-like isoform X1: protein MAQTSVSPPPLRPSKANTHKYKVALCQLLVSPDREENIARARSRIEAAADAGAMLIVMPEIWSCPYSLEILASYAEDIDGGVSPSISMLSEVAAARKITIVGGSIPEKASGKVFNTCCVIGPDGQILAKHRKLHLFEIDIPGDIKLKESDTFTGGQEPTVVDTDVGRIGIGICHDIRFPELAMLYRSRGAHLICYPSAFNMSTGELLWDLMQKSRAIDNQLFVATCSPARDPNAESDYMIWGHSSLIGPFGEVLAAAGHEEATVIGEIDLSMILSTRENLPLGMQRRRDLYRWVDVQRRGESASDGARGVEGEDALVSDTVL, encoded by the exons ATGGCCCAGACCTcggtctcgccgccgccgctccgtcctTCCAAAGCCAACACGCACAAG TACAAGGTCGCGCTGTGCCAGCTCTTGGTCTCACCGGACAGGGAAGAGAACATCGCCCGTGCGCGCTCCCGCATCGaggccgccgcggacgccggcgCCATGCTTATCGTCATGCCG GAAATATGGAGCTGCCCCTACTCACTGGAGATCCTGGCCAGCTACGCCGAAGACATAGACGGCGGAGTATCACCGTCGATCTCGATGCTGTCAGAGGTCGCTGCTGCTAGAAAGATCACCATTGTAGGTGGATCGATACCAGAGAAGGCGTCTGGGAAGGTGTTCAACACCTGCTGTGTCATCGGACCAGATGGACAGATATTGGCCAAGCACAGAAAA TTGCATTTGTTTGAGATTGACATCCCAGGAGACATCAAGCTCAAGGAGTCTGATACATTCACAGGTGGACAGGAACCTACAGTAGTTGACACAG ATGTTGGACGGATTGGCATAGGGATATGTCATGATATCAGGTTCCCAGAACTAGCAATGCTGTACAGATCAAGAG GTGCACACCTGATATGCTATCCTTCTGCATTCAACATGAGCACTGGGGAGCTCCTGTGGGACCTCATGCAGAAATCCAG GGCTATTGACAATCAG cTGTTTGTGGCAACATGCTCGCCGGCTCGAGACCCTAACGCGGAGTCGGATTACATGATTTGGGGCCATTCGAGCCTCATCGGACCG TTTGGCGAAGTTCTTGCAGCAGCTGGGCACGAGGAAGCGACCGTCATCGGCGAAATCGACCTCTCCATGATACTATCTACAAG GGAGAACCTCCCGTTGGGGATGCAGAGGAGACGAGATCTGTACCGATGGGTGGATGTGCAGAGGCGTGGAGAGTCCGCAAGCGACGGCGCCCGGGGAGTGGAGGGCGAAGACGCTCTGGTCAGTGACACCGTGCTCTGA
- the LOC120702954 gene encoding omega-amidase, chloroplastic-like isoform X2: MLIVMPEIWSCPYSLEILASYAEDIDGGVSPSISMLSEVAAARKITIVGGSIPEKASGKVFNTCCVIGPDGQILAKHRKLHLFEIDIPGDIKLKESDTFTGGQEPTVVDTDVGRIGIGICHDIRFPELAMLYRSRGAHLICYPSAFNMSTGELLWDLMQKSRAIDNQLFVATCSPARDPNAESDYMIWGHSSLIGPFGEVLAAAGHEEATVIGEIDLSMILSTRENLPLGMQRRRDLYRWVDVQRRGESASDGARGVEGEDALVSDTVL; the protein is encoded by the exons ATGCTTATCGTCATGCCG GAAATATGGAGCTGCCCCTACTCACTGGAGATCCTGGCCAGCTACGCCGAAGACATAGACGGCGGAGTATCACCGTCGATCTCGATGCTGTCAGAGGTCGCTGCTGCTAGAAAGATCACCATTGTAGGTGGATCGATACCAGAGAAGGCGTCTGGGAAGGTGTTCAACACCTGCTGTGTCATCGGACCAGATGGACAGATATTGGCCAAGCACAGAAAA TTGCATTTGTTTGAGATTGACATCCCAGGAGACATCAAGCTCAAGGAGTCTGATACATTCACAGGTGGACAGGAACCTACAGTAGTTGACACAG ATGTTGGACGGATTGGCATAGGGATATGTCATGATATCAGGTTCCCAGAACTAGCAATGCTGTACAGATCAAGAG GTGCACACCTGATATGCTATCCTTCTGCATTCAACATGAGCACTGGGGAGCTCCTGTGGGACCTCATGCAGAAATCCAG GGCTATTGACAATCAG cTGTTTGTGGCAACATGCTCGCCGGCTCGAGACCCTAACGCGGAGTCGGATTACATGATTTGGGGCCATTCGAGCCTCATCGGACCG TTTGGCGAAGTTCTTGCAGCAGCTGGGCACGAGGAAGCGACCGTCATCGGCGAAATCGACCTCTCCATGATACTATCTACAAG GGAGAACCTCCCGTTGGGGATGCAGAGGAGACGAGATCTGTACCGATGGGTGGATGTGCAGAGGCGTGGAGAGTCCGCAAGCGACGGCGCCCGGGGAGTGGAGGGCGAAGACGCTCTGGTCAGTGACACCGTGCTCTGA